One genomic segment of Amycolatopsis sp. Hca4 includes these proteins:
- a CDS encoding MarR family winged helix-turn-helix transcriptional regulator yields MERLAEQLRAVIVATDEYRRAMASAFGVGVHEAAVLGELLHEGPLPPSALVKRLGIASASVTALLDRLEAAGYTRRERHPTDRRSVLVVLTSGGRAAIQASFALFSADVYQAVAHSEPEHIREFTVVLARVAQGLRERAAQPGALTEALTEQVRSAGKEDHPAG; encoded by the coding sequence ATGGAACGTCTGGCTGAGCAGCTGAGAGCGGTGATCGTGGCCACCGACGAATATCGGCGTGCCATGGCGTCGGCCTTCGGGGTCGGCGTGCACGAAGCGGCGGTGCTGGGCGAATTGCTGCACGAGGGGCCGTTGCCGCCGTCCGCGCTGGTGAAGCGGTTGGGTATCGCTTCGGCGAGCGTGACCGCGCTGCTCGACCGCCTCGAAGCGGCCGGCTACACCCGCCGCGAGCGGCACCCGACCGACCGGCGCAGTGTCCTGGTCGTCCTGACCTCCGGCGGCCGGGCGGCCATCCAAGCGAGTTTCGCGCTGTTCTCGGCCGACGTCTACCAGGCGGTCGCGCACTCGGAACCCGAGCACATCCGCGAGTTCACCGTCGTCCTCGCCAGGGTCGCCCAGGGACTGCGAGAGCGCGCCGCTCAGCCCGGCGCCCTGACCGAGGCGCTCACCGAACAGGTCCGGTCCGCCGGGAAGGAAGACCACCCGGCCGGGTAG